The stretch of DNA TTCACAGACAAACGAACAGTGGTTTGCGCATGGTGCCAGCCGGCGTACGGATTATTCTTATCGGTTCCGCCAGTAAAGCCCCAGCCGCAACACGTAAACAAAGGATCCGGCGGCTTCACATCCATGGACGTTGACGACCGACCACCACCCTCACCAGAAGCCGGATCACCGGTGTTCCAGTACTGGATGCCGAAGAGCAATTCGCTATCAGGATTGTCTGCCCATTGCGACCACACGCGTCCCTTCAAGGTATTGGTGGTCTCGCCCTTAAAAAACTTTCCGCTGCCCGTGGTGGTTTCGCTCGGTCCACCCCCGGCTGGAGCATCCGCCGCGAACGTAACACCGGCGGTCAGCAAGCCGACAACGGAGGACACTGCAAGTGCGGCTAGAATTCCGACCCTATTCATAACCCTACCCTCCTTGGAAAAATGATGACCAGAGAACCGTTGAATCACAGTATCCCAAAAAAAGAGTGCAGAAAAAAACAAAAATCCAGAGAACGCGCTAGGAGGAGGAAGTGCGATGCACACCCCCTTTCTCTCTGCTTACCTTCCCCTGTAATGCAGCCGAAATAAATTCAGACTTATAGGATGAAAACGCGGCCATGGTACTTAAATCCACCAAACGTGTCAAGAGAATGTTTTGCCCCAATTCAGCCTCTCCCACGCGGAGACAGGCCGAGCGTATCATATCGTGCCCTACTTCATAAAATTAAAATCACCGTCCGAATTCACTGAGTCCACCTCACGGCACCACAGCAGAGCACCCGTAGGTCTGACTGATTATGACGCAAAGGACTGCAGGCTCTTGGTCGCAATCGGCCCGAGCGCCGTAATCGAGAGACAGCGCTGATCCAACAATGTTTGCGCCACACGATAGACCTGATCGGTCGTCACACGATCGATTTCCGCGATCATCTGCTCGAGGGAGACATGACTACCTTGCGTCAGCTCATCCTTGGCCAACTTGCTCATACGGCTGTGTGAACTCTCCAGACTGAGCATCAGACTACCCTTCATCTGGTTTTTCACCCGCGCCAGATCTTTTGCATCGATTCCATGCACACGAAGCTTCTTGAGTTCCCGGCAGACGACCTCCACGACTCGCTCGACCTCTTTCGGGCGCGTCCCCGCATAAACAGTGGTCATACCGCCGTCAGAATACGTGGACAAGAAGGAGTAGATCGAGTAGACGAGTCCGCGTTTTTCACGCACTTCCTGAAATAAGCGCGAACTGACGCTACCACCCAGCACTCCGTTCAATGCATGGGCCGCATACCGATCTTTGTGTCCGGCACTTAAACCCTGTAGGCCCAGACACAAATGCACCTGTTCAAGAGCTTTGCGCTTAACCAACACGCCACCTCGCACCTCAGGCGGACGACGGCTCGGTTGAGCAGCCACCCCCTTGTGCGAGCTGGAAAAATACCGCGCCAATAACTGCTCCAACCGCCTCCAGGTAAAATTACCCGCCACGGCGACGACGGTACGCTCAGGATCGTAGTGCGAACCAACATAGGACAGCAGATCGTTTCGCCCCAGGGCCTGGATTCTCGGAGCCTGCCCCAGGATCGGCCGGCCCAACGGATGGGTACCAAGCGTGTGCTTCATGTGGAGCTCCTGGACGAGATCCTCCGGATCATCCCGCACCATCCGAATCTCTTCGAGCACCACCTGCTTTTCTTTTTCGACTTCCCTGGAGTCGAACCGGGAACGATAGAACAGATCCGAAAGCAGCTCCAACGCCGCCTCCAATTGCTGATCGAGCACCTTCACATAAAACGTCGTCGTTTCTCGGGTGGTGAACGCATTCATCTCACCTCCCAGCGCATCGATCTCACGGGAAATCTGCGTCGCCGTGCGGTTACGCGTTCCCTTGAAAAACATATGCTCCAGGAAGTGAGACAAGCCCTCTTCCCCCGGCTGCTCATCGCGCGATCCGACGTTCACCCATATACCGATCGTGACGGACTTCAACGTCGGAAGGAGTTCGGCCACAATGCGCAACCGGTTGTCGAGCACGATCTTACGATACACGATCAATTATCCCGCAGGCGTTGGTTCGGTCGTGGGGGAACCAGCCGGCGCCGGCATGGCTTCCTTCCGGCTCAAACGAATCTTTCCCTGTTTATCGATTTCCAACACCTTGACCATCACCTGGTCACCCTCCGACACCTCGTCCGTGACCGCCTTGACACGATGATGAGCGAGCTGGGAAATGTGCACGAGACCGTCCGTCCCGGGCAACACTTCGACAAATGCGCCGAAATCCATAATCTTCCGAACGGTTCCACGATAGATCTTGCCGACTTCGACTTCCTCAGTCAGCCGCTTGATCATTTCGATGGCCTTCTGGGCCGATGCTTCGTCCGAAGAAGCAATCGTCACATCACCGGTGTCTTCGACGCTGATCTTCACGCCGGTCTCGGCGATGATGCTGCGAATCATCTTCCCACCCGGGCCGATGACGTCCCGAATCTTGTCTTGTTTAATTTTCATCGGGAATATGCGCGGTGCGAAGGCTGACAGCTTGGTTCGCGGCTCAGTCAACGCCTGAGCCATACACCCGAGAATGTGCAACCGACCCGCTTTGGCCTGGGAAAGCGCCTCACGCATCAGCGTCGCGGTGATGCCACCGATCTTGATATCCATCTGCAACGCCGTGACGCCGTTTTTCGTTCCCGTCACTTTGAAGTCCATATCGCCCAGGTGGTCTTCCAATCCGAGAATGTCCGACAGGACCAGGACCTGATCGCCTTCCTTGATCAATC from Nitrospira sp. encodes:
- a CDS encoding pitrilysin family protein — its product is MYRKIVLDNRLRIVAELLPTLKSVTIGIWVNVGSRDEQPGEEGLSHFLEHMFFKGTRNRTATQISREIDALGGEMNAFTTRETTTFYVKVLDQQLEAALELLSDLFYRSRFDSREVEKEKQVVLEEIRMVRDDPEDLVQELHMKHTLGTHPLGRPILGQAPRIQALGRNDLLSYVGSHYDPERTVVAVAGNFTWRRLEQLLARYFSSSHKGVAAQPSRRPPEVRGGVLVKRKALEQVHLCLGLQGLSAGHKDRYAAHALNGVLGGSVSSRLFQEVREKRGLVYSIYSFLSTYSDGGMTTVYAGTRPKEVERVVEVVCRELKKLRVHGIDAKDLARVKNQMKGSLMLSLESSHSRMSKLAKDELTQGSHVSLEQMIAEIDRVTTDQVYRVAQTLLDQRCLSITALGPIATKSLQSFAS